The following is a genomic window from Candidatus Rokuibacteriota bacterium.
ACGCGTGTTCCGCGTCCTATGCGCCCCCTCACCCTGTCCCTCTCCGGGGGCGAGGGGATCGAAACGGCTCCCTCTCCCTCGGAGAGGGAGAGGGTCGGGGTGAGGGTGGCGCATGTGTTCACGCATAATCCGGGCTAGGCCGCGCGTGAGACGGATATAGGTCGGCGTCGCGGCGACGCCGATTGCCACCGTGGCGTTGGTGAGCGACGGGCCCAGGATCGTGACGAGCCCGATGGCCAGGATGAGGAAGGGGAACGAGAGCCACGCGTCCGTCAGCCGCATGATCAGCTGGTCGAAGACGCCTCGGTAGAAGCCGGCCACGAGACCCGCGGGCACACCGATCGCCATGGCCAGGAAGATGGAGAAGACGCCGGCCTGCATGGAGATGCGCGTCCCGTACACCACCCGCGAAAGAATGTCGCGCCCGAGGTCGTCGGTACCGAACGGGTGCG
Proteins encoded in this region:
- a CDS encoding ABC transporter permease, producing the protein MPGNGGAVAAPSAVVAPDAPATRLQLAWRRAARRPPALAGAAVVFLYLLLALGAPWIAPDDPLRTDWGQIRKAPSAAHPFGTDDLGRDILSRVVYGTRISMQAGVFSIFLAMAIGVPAGLVAGFYRGVFDQLIMRLTDAWLSFPFLILAIGLVTILGPSLTNATVAIGVAATPTYIRLTRGLARIMREHMRHPHPDPLPLRGRGSRFDPLAPGEGQGEGAHRTRNTR